The Amaranthus tricolor cultivar Red isolate AtriRed21 chromosome 2, ASM2621246v1, whole genome shotgun sequence genome contains the following window.
AGCCACAAGACTATAGAATGATTAGAGAATATAAAATTCACAACATTCAGGTTGAAATAGATAGCAGCAACGAATAAGGGAGAGAAACAGAGAATTCTGAAAATGAGAACTCAGAAACATTCAACCATAAGCCATCAAAAGATATAGCAAAGAGATGAGGGAATTACAATAGCAAACTCCACAAAAGCAATGCGAGTTGAATGATGATAGTCTCCAAGCAACCTCAGGCGTTGTACCTAGAAAGAAAAAAGATCCTCAATAAGTTGCacacattcatataaattataaagtatTGACCAAGATAAGATGTGATGAATCGCATACCTCTCCACAGTATGTTTCAAAAAAATGTTTGACATCAGCTTGTGTAACCTGGcataaaataaaagacaaatCCACTTAGAAATTCAAAGATGCAATATAGAGgataatcaaatgaaaaaacCAAACATCAATAAAAGTGCTGAACGATTGACAAAAGAATACCTTCTTATCAATGTTGGTGCAATAAACAGTTCTTGCACACATTTCTCTCTCATCTTCAGACTGCAGAATAGAAGTCATTAGTTGTGTGgcactttttcttttcttaagaGACTCACTAATGATACTATTGTTTAACCATAATGATCATTGTACCAACATTGGAGCTGGATTCCAGCACTAAAAATACCCATACAAGGGAGAGATTATGAACTACAGTCAATGAGTCACTATAGAACGAACCTTTGGCAAGAAAGTAGGATTGACGGGAGCAATAGCAGTTTTAGAAGGCAGCACTCTGATAGGATAAAATCCAAGCACAGTACCTGAAAGGCTTAAAGCAGCCATAGCACCCTCTGCCAAAATGGCAACGATGAGATAAAGCACAACATGATCAACATAACCAAACACAGTTCCCAAATCCCAACTTATCAGCAGAAAATCAATCCAACATCTTTACCTTCATCAGTAAATTCCACAAAAGCAAAGCGAAGGGCTGAATTTGGATCACCACAGACACGACAATCAACAACCTAAACACCCCAACAATCAACATACCCAGATTCAGATATTAAACCAAACACAATCAAAAAAAAGTAGCTAATAAAGCCCATTACCGGTCCACAGTTGATGAAAAGTGCTGCAAGTTGCTCTTCAGTTACCTGAAACCAACCAAAAATCAGGCTTCACAAATCTCAATTGAATTATTTGGAAAACTCATATCCAAAACAGCAAGCTTCACAAGCAACATTTACATCAACAGATGTTCCGACTCTGCTATGATGTGCTCACccttaccctttgatttgatGCATTACCGTGTGAGCATGAAAATAAAACAGTTTTTAAAATACCAGCAGGGAGCTTGATGAGCTGTTCTTTATTTTTTCAGTCATAATCCAAAAGTCAAGAATAATGAATATTTGACTCCATTAGACATGACAATAACAAAGCTCATAAAAGCAAAAGACAAAACAATGAAAACATCTCCAAATGAGCTAAATCCGCAAATCATCAGTACCTGTTGATCGATATCGGAAACATACACGGTTCTCCGAATTACATCCTCTCTCTGAGCCATAGTAGTGCGGTTATTCATCCTCCTCTTCCCTTGAGCATAGCCATTTTTTTTCTGGTCCACAAAAAATAcgtataaaaaacaaaaaaatctccAAAATCCAACcctcaaaaagaaaataaaactgaataataatcaaaatctaATACCTTTCTACCAGTGAATCCATTGACATTACCACCAGTACCGCCAACATTAGGATGAATTAAAAAATTGCTCATAAAACCAAAATTGTTGCTATTagcattaatattattattaatagtccTGTAATTAACCAAAGAAGTTGGCACAAATTCTTTTGCCATAGGGTTTAACTTTGATAACATCTCCTGTAAATCCCTAATATCCTTCTTAAACCCTTCTTCTTTTCCATTCATCAGATGACGATTATTCTTTTTGATATTCTCATAATCATCATCGCCATTTTCACTCAAATCAACATGATCATAGGTATCACCATTCTCAAAATTCATAATCTTAGGCAAATCATCagttttgttgttgttcttcctGTCATCTTCGACGACAACAACGTCGTCGTTTTTCGGCATAGACTGAGACTTAAAGCTAAGTTTCTCAATCTTCTCATTGTTGTGGATGTGATTTCCGTTTGATCGTTCAAGATCAGTGGTTTCGAAGTTATTCTCACTCGATGCAACGCTGTTTTCAGCAACCGCCATGATCGAAAACTCAAAACCTTctccttttctctctctttcaaGTCCACAACCGAACAACTTCAAAATCAGTCTTTTCTGAAAAATCggagatcaaaataagaaggATTAAAACTAAAAGGAAGAAATGTGATTTACGAAGAGTGAAATTTCCAAAGTAAAATACCTAGAAATTAAACAGTGATAGACATTGATCAGAAGATTAATATCGATTACAGAGGAAAAAGTCGTGTTCTTCACCACTTCTTCAATGGCGGAAAAAgaacataaaatttaattaatttatgtgattaatttatgtgattttttatgaagaggaaaagaaaaagtgtAGAGGAAGAACAAAACAGAACTTTATATTTGTGGGTTTATTTTTTGAGAGTCTCTTTTCAATGTTGCAGTGATTCTTCTTTTGCACAGTCTTACGGGGTGAGACCGTAacagttaaaaataaaaaaaaaaactaaaaaaaaaaaaaaaaaaaaagtaacgaATTTTTAAAATAGACTTTATAATAGGATATTTATTCGACTTTATTTATAAACGAACATAATCgactttaaaatttattttagaattattaaaaaggaaaagttacataaaataatacaattttttcaaaattgtcctacaataatacatatcgattaactatgaataattccaactttaaaatatttgcctagagtaaacttgggtaaccgtATGATCTGCTATACTAgataatttacataaaaattttgaataataaaaaagttggaaaatttttttaacattttttacatttttttcgacattttattttatttatctttttttaaaaaaaacttgctAACAAGTCATCCGATTACCAGGTTTACTTTAGGCAAATACCTCCaaaagtttggattattcatggttaatcaataggtgggattattgtagatcataaaaatattggattattctaggtaatttttcttatttaaaacaatGTGGAATAAGATCCAATTTGAACAGATTCAAAATATTAAATCCAAAATCAATCCAATGACTTAAATAAAcactaaataattaaattaatttttttaaatattgaagcATTCAATAGAAAATCATAGGAGTAATATGGGGTGTTTAGCAAATCAgcttattgagcaattttagcttgatataaatagagggtTGAGTGGGCAAACCAACTAATATGAATAAGTTATTTTTTAACAAGTTGCTCATAGCAGCGGGTTCAAAATCAGTTGGTCTaactatttaataaaataaactagtCAAATTAGTCGTTTGCCAAACACCTTCTATAGAATTGTACAGGTATTATAATACTCGGCTTTTCACTTATTAAATTTGAGCAGGAACGTCTTTAAAATGGTTAGGTAAGGAGTAGAGCTCTTCATGACGAGTTATCTGTTAGGTTCGATCCTTTCAACTCGAAAAAAAGATgacaatattttatattaaaactaaaatttgaaCGCGTAATAAGATAAATGGGTGGATAACGACACCAAAGTATTATTTGCGGGTAAACCCACGCactcatttatttttcaaaaatacaaattttttattctttttatttgaaaatgtaTTAGATGATACATTTGTAATACTCCAAGAGGCAAGACTCTAAATTCATAGTGAGAATACTTTGAAAAGTCTAATAGTATGGACTTTCAAGATTTTACTTTCAATTTTAACACACCAAACTAAAGTGTAAAAGAAGATAAAAAAACGAGCGGATAGCAGCAAAAATAGCTCCTCCATGGAGAGCGGGCTATTGAAAATTTAAACCCACGGATTAATTTTATAAGCAAGCTCGGGTCCACTACTCGTCTAAATCCACCTATGAACGTCTCTAGTTAGGAGGGAAAACCATGGACGTGAATCGTGAGGTTTTTGGTGTCCTTTTCTTCTACTTCTAATTGATTCTCGCTTTCCTTCgataagattttaaatttgatttttacctAACTCTATTTTTGGATAGGCTTATTTGAAAGCTAGAGCGTGAAAGATAGAAAGTGTCATGCATAAGGTCGTGTGTGTAAAGAGTATCATGCAAATTCATGTGAAAGTGCATCGAAAATAAAGATTAAGACATGCATGCAAAGTGGTTGATGAAATTGTGTTatagttttagggttttaactaGATTAGAAGTTCATCGTTTTTGGTTGGTAAATTATACGCCATGTATCATCTATTGGCCTATAGTTAAATTATGCTTTCGTTATAATTTGCTATTTGAGAAGTATGCTTAAGTATAAGTTTGTTTAGTTTGAAATATAGTTCATACAGCTAATATGAATTTAGGTTTCAAAAATGAATTGAGTTCAAAACCTTGTGTGCTATTTTGATCATTGTTTAAGAAAGTGTGATGCCATGTGCTGGCTTTTTTGCTCAATCCACAAAAGTATGATAACCGAGTTAGGCTTCCTCCAATATGTTTTTGCCCTTAACATGTGTCGAATGACTAAGTCAATACCACAATCCAAGTGATAAACAACTCAAGATTTGAACATAACACGCCCTTGCGCTAGTATTGAAGTTTATGTTCCCAAGATGCAGAATTGGGGTTGGTTTACATTGGTAGACTTTGATGCACCAAACTAGTCATATTAGATTTATATGCATTCCAAGATGACGAACCCAAGTGCCTTGGTTACGCACTAAGTCTTTGCACATAAAGTTGAAGAGAAGGAAGTAAGTTATTGAAGCAAGAGAAGATAGTACTCGAGTTTATACAAGAAATTCTTCAACTCACTCATGTTTCTTTGTACAAGTAGTATGGTTGTCTTTTTACAGGAATGTCCTCCTAATTTAAGAGACTTTAGAACGTTCTAGTCTTCTCAACTTGTGGACAAAATTAAGCTACTCATTCCTACTTTAGTACAGACTTTTAATACCATATAAGACTATTATTGTTACACACTATAAACTTTTTTGAAACATTTTAGATTTTAAAGGTTTCACAAGTGTTAGAGATCTCCCTATGTAATTTCATGAGCAACATAGCTTATTTTATTCCCCTAAAAGTTTGAAACATTCTAGAATTTAAAGGTTTCAAAAGTGTTAGAGATATCCCTATCCAATTTCTTGAGCAACATAGCTTATTTAATCCTCCTAAAAGCCCTAGCTTCGAGTTTGTGTAAAGTATGTGTGTCTACTAGAGTACGAAAGCAAAAATCGTGTATACCTCTTTATATGGAAAGTGCTACCAGAGGATAGCATTGGGCACCCCTATAGAAAAAAATGATACGATTCTTATTGCACGATACCCGGGGTTAAAAAGTTGACATGTGACACTGAATTTATATGCGTGTGTGATCAAGTGAGCAATCCAAAAGCTTTCCCGATGGAGATATCATTTGatttgatttctaaattctaCAATGTTAGGCGAATGGATTTTATTAGAGTTGATCTCAGtaaaattaacacaaaacaAAGTAAAGAATTGGTGGACAAGATACTTTAAGTAAAAATTTAAAGGTAATTTGCATTATAGTGTTTCTTTTGGTTCCGATTATGtttatcttttataatttaattatggtTCAATTAAATTGAATCAGAGATTGTGAATTGAGCGTGTATCAATTATTATAAGAAGCTTTTTTTTTCAAGGTTTGGGTTAACTAAATTGAAATGCTTAGATCGTGTTCGTTAAACTTGTTTGATTGTTATGAGTTATGAGTTGTAATGATCGAACAAGAGAATAAGTTTGAGAAGAATTGATTCCGAATCATTatattttcatatgattttgtGTTTTAGGTAAATATATCGTTGTTGAAGCCATATTTATTGAATATTAATCTATTAGTATGAGAACAATTGATTTGGTAAGAACTTAGACCATTCAAAATGGTTGATGCAAACAAGTTTAGAGTTAGGTCATATCAGCTAAGTTAATTTACATTGAGTTAATTTTAAGTCGAGTTAATTTCAATTCAGGTTGACTTTAGATTGGATCATTTTCACAtagatttgtttttttttaatgggATCGAGTCGAAAAAACGGGTCAAGATTAGGGGTGATCATGGTTCTAACTTTAAGAACCTATTAGCCAGACTCGATCCATAACCAACCCTATTTTACTAAGTTTTTGAGACTCAATGGGCCTGAATCTGGGTATGGGTATATTATAATTCTcggtcaaaaaaaataattgggtCTTGAGTCTTGGTCCAAGCGTCTAGTCGTTCACGGTCTTCAAACACAAACCTGACCCAAACTCGCCTTGAACCCTTCATAGACCTAAAATTGCTTAGATCCAACGAAGACACGTCCTAAAACAAAATCATGATccacaaaataattaattttagacctatttatatttatttgaactCATTAAATACCTACATGCAACCTATTGATCCATTTTAGACTTAATTAGACattacaaatataaaaataataaaatatatgaacAATCAGATCAATATAGAAATCAAacccaattaaaaaaatagtctaATTCGATGTCTAAGTTTGAATTTGGGTCCACACAAAAAAGAGTTTGGATTTGAATTTTAGTTCACACAACATAAATGAGTTTGGGTTCGATTAGACCCAATCCAGACTCGAGCCATGACGATCTCTTGTCAAAAGTTTTGATTTTCTAATTAgcttataaatatatatatatatatccttttAAGGCTTCAACaagaatatattaatttatgacataaaatttatttaaaaataagtccTCAAATTAAATAATGATGTTGAAATAAAATGGAGAAAATTAGTAAAACAGCTCAAATCAATAACACAAATTCTCaggagagacggtctctttgagagactatttcTAATTGGaccggcccattatatattttttaaaatatgtaagtagacattaagaatgatgtaaatagacatttaagatattgaaagtaggcattaaggatacagtaaataagcattaagaataatgtaagtatacattaagaatacgataagtaggtattaatctttaatggattgAACTTGAAACACATCTCTCAAAAAAAACGGTCTCTCAAGAAATTAGCTAAAACAATAATACAATGGAACTTAATCCACTTTTTATTCATATCTCATGACACATGcataaaaattttctttgttatatttt
Protein-coding sequences here:
- the LOC130802614 gene encoding polyadenylate-binding protein-interacting protein 11, which encodes MAVAENSVASSENNFETTDLERSNGNHIHNNEKIEKLSFKSQSMPKNDDVVVVEDDRKNNNKTDDLPKIMNFENGDTYDHVDLSENGDDDYENIKKNNRHLMNGKEEGFKKDIRDLQEMLSKLNPMAKEFVPTSLVNYRTINNNINANSNNFGFMSNFLIHPNVGGTGGNVNGFTGRKKKNGYAQGKRRMNNRTTMAQREDVIRRTVYVSDIDQQVTEEQLAALFINCGPVVDCRVCGDPNSALRFAFVEFTDEEGAMAALSLSGTVLGFYPIRVLPSKTAIAPVNPTFLPKSEDEREMCARTVYCTNIDKKVTQADVKHFFETYCGEVQRLRLLGDYHHSTRIAFVEFAIAESAIFALSCNGIMLGGLRIRVSPSKTPVRPRPPRSPVH